From Diospyros lotus cultivar Yz01 chromosome 4, ASM1463336v1, whole genome shotgun sequence, a single genomic window includes:
- the LOC127799023 gene encoding putative calcium-binding protein CML19 — protein sequence MGIDDERSSMEKGGEYERVFKRFDENGDGKISAAELRQCVATLGVELTEADAEEAVAAMDADGDGELGMKDFLKLMEGGEEEEKAKDLREAFRMYEEMGGSGCITAKSLRRTLRRLGEKKSIEECRLMISCFDINGDGVLSFEEFRAMMS from the coding sequence ATGGGAATTGATGATGAGCGGAGCTCAATGGAAAAGGGCGGGGAGTACGAGCGTGTGTTCAAGCGCTTCGACGAGAACGGGGACGGGAAGATATCGGCGGCGGAGCTGCGACAGTGCGTGGCGACGCTGGGGGTGGAGCTGACGGAGGCGGACGCGGAGGAGGCGGTGGCGGCGATGGACGCGGACGGCGACGGGGAGCTGGGGATGAAGGACTTCCTGAAGTTGATGGAAGGgggagaggaggaggagaaggccAAGGACCTTCGAGAAGCTTTCAGAATGTACGAGGAAATGGGTGGGAGCGGCTGCATTACTGCGAAGAGCTTGAGGAGGACGCTCCGTCGGCTCGGGGAGAAGAAGAGCATCGAGGAGTGTAGGCTCATGATCTCCTGCTTCGACATCAATGGCGACGGCGTCCTTAGTTTTGAGGAGTTTAGGGCTATGATGTCTTGA